In the Solibacillus sp. FSL K6-1523 genome, one interval contains:
- the aroA gene encoding 3-phosphoshikimate 1-carboxyvinyltransferase, translating to MSSKVLQYNGPALQGEITVPGDKSVSHRSIMLGSIAQGKTTVSGFLLGEDCLDTIDCFRKLGVDIQVDGTNVAIESPGMDNWQEPSEVLYTGNSGTTTRLMLGILAGTNVHTIMTGDASIGKRPMRRVTDPLRQMGAQIAGRENGQYTPLAIQGTTLQAIDYTMPVASAQVKSAILFAGLRAQGTTIVRESEVSRDHTERMLRQFGAAVTTKQGVVSFEGGQQLTGTHVDVPGDISSAAFFLVAGAIAKNSRITLKNVGVNETRNGILEVLQNMGAKMEVVVDDEQAAEPTATITIAKSALKGTTIEGAIIPRLIDEIPILALLATQATGKTIIKDAEELKVKETNRIDAVVAELKKLGAQIEATSDGMIIEGPTKLHGASLKSYGDHRIGMMAAIAALVTDGAIELDDAQCIAVSYPTFFEHIDQLKNK from the coding sequence ATGAGTTCAAAAGTATTGCAATATAATGGACCGGCACTTCAAGGAGAAATTACAGTACCGGGTGATAAATCTGTTTCACATAGGTCTATTATGTTGGGTTCAATCGCACAAGGGAAAACAACTGTTTCCGGTTTTTTACTTGGAGAAGATTGTTTAGATACGATTGATTGTTTCCGAAAGCTCGGTGTTGACATACAAGTAGATGGAACGAATGTCGCGATTGAAAGTCCTGGCATGGATAACTGGCAAGAGCCAAGTGAAGTATTATATACCGGTAATTCGGGTACGACAACACGGCTCATGCTCGGCATTTTAGCAGGTACAAACGTGCATACGATTATGACAGGCGATGCATCAATTGGTAAGCGTCCTATGCGCCGTGTAACAGATCCACTCCGTCAAATGGGTGCGCAAATTGCAGGTCGAGAAAATGGCCAATATACACCGCTAGCTATTCAAGGAACAACTTTGCAAGCGATTGATTACACGATGCCGGTCGCGAGTGCACAAGTAAAATCCGCTATTTTATTTGCTGGTTTACGCGCACAAGGAACGACGATTGTGCGCGAAAGTGAAGTGTCCCGTGATCACACAGAACGCATGCTACGTCAATTTGGTGCGGCAGTTACCACAAAGCAAGGGGTCGTATCTTTTGAAGGCGGACAGCAGCTTACAGGCACGCATGTCGACGTTCCAGGGGATATTTCTTCTGCGGCCTTCTTTTTAGTTGCGGGAGCGATTGCGAAAAATAGCCGTATTACCTTGAAAAATGTCGGTGTGAATGAAACACGCAATGGTATCCTAGAAGTACTCCAAAACATGGGTGCAAAAATGGAAGTCGTAGTAGATGACGAACAAGCTGCGGAGCCAACAGCAACGATTACGATTGCAAAATCCGCTTTAAAAGGAACGACGATTGAAGGGGCAATTATTCCTCGATTAATTGATGAAATTCCGATTTTAGCGCTATTAGCAACTCAAGCTACGGGGAAAACGATTATTAAAGACGCAGAAGAGTTAAAGGTAAAAGAAACGAATCGCATTGATGCGGTTGTGGCGGAATTAAAAAAACTAGGCGCACAAATTGAAGCGACAAGTGATGGCATGATTATTGAAGGGCCTACAAAATTACACGGTGCCAGTTTAAAATCATACGGTGACCACCGAATCGGCATGATGGCAGCTATTGCAGC